A single genomic interval of Coccidioides posadasii str. Silveira chromosome 1, complete sequence harbors:
- a CDS encoding uncharacterized protein (EggNog:ENOG410Q585): protein MTLRSAIIVSPQPSSAASKPSATSDTRSKPWLGPAPRVEKKGLYVFLWDTGAKGKFHWGLFIARSESSGVHFHQVLDDSRWLLVKAKEDVVTSEGLLAALKVGELEDTNDEWIKAVEYCVRSARVDVKSLGDFGCRSWVLGAIYELANGGFIWLDPDWYKIRHIEVEATRLALDAVAVDMQIVSQSQMTGL, encoded by the coding sequence ATGACCCTTAGGTCTGCCATTATTGTTTCTCCACAGCCATCGAGCGCCGCCTCCAAGCCAAGCGCAACCTCAGACACGCGATCGAAACCATGGCTTGGCCCCGCGCCCAGGGTCGAAAAGAAGGGGCTCTACGTCTTCCTGTGGGATACGGGCGCCAAAGGTAAATTCCATTGGGGTTTATTTATCGCTCGCAGCGAAAGCTCCGGCGTCCACTTCCATCAGGTCCTCGATGACTCTCGCTGGCTGCTGGTAAAGGCGAAAGAGGACGTTGTCACGTCTGAAGGCCTCCTCGCGGCCCTGAAAGTAGGCGAACTTGAAGACACCAACGATGAGTGGATCAAAGCCGTCGAGTATTGCGTCCGCTCAGCCCGAGTCGATGTCAAGTCCCTTGGGGACTTCGGCTGTCGCTCCTGGGTCCTGGGCGCCATTTACGAACTGGCCAACGGCGGGTTTATCTGGTTGGATCCCGACTGGTACAAAATCCGTCATATCGAAGTCGAGGCGACGAGGTTGGCGCTTGATGCAGTCGCTGTGGATATGCAAATTGTGTCTCAAAGCCAGATGACCGGGCTTTAA
- a CDS encoding uncharacterized protein (EggNog:ENOG410PIDK~COG:B), giving the protein MAATMPAEYENATVEEDENMADSEQDAEGEDDVDMYHPLTAPGNFGGSEYVGTQHGLAELSAEPNHVNTVEETAQKVERTGALDSADINENNGDNERVRPVKYLPVDYKSESDADDAGDADPSFTNEESESARDVVSNQSSDDDSEVDEDWEAESDDRDSADAEDLTLNNCIVCGQDEEHDPSEEFEEPLVCAVCGDHCHRQCAREQECLNDADDTDKWRCPSCVQNKLEADPGDRVEAHRRSIVSNIAKELLPAHSDALGPDSHSIFDNPILDDDPLDGSRSLRKRKASIDEVDNSRPLTRKRLRRTIDDQTDVAQANEDAGDRAPDNSNPSSRPSRPRRARRSQNGLCSVVLRQHGRLVLSFHLDREKLSNVLKSRPRSRTQRRRPPKPPVIPEEPPPPQFPPIISTPYTAPFYSFHEKEDHELNSKPYGGILADADADTSKTVPQQSDRDKFEVARQKAEEEWRQKILAAEQSGEGSPQASQKLSGPPSKMKCINFGGFEIETWYAAPYPEEYSRNRVLYICEFCLKYMNSDFVAWRHKLKCPVKHPPGDEIYRDGTISVFEVDGRKNPVYCQNLCLLAKLFLGSKTLYYDVEPFLFYVMTEYDELGFHFVGYFSKEKRPSSSNNVSCILTLPIHQRKGYGNLLIDFSYLLTRIERKVGSPEKPLSDMGLVSYRNYWHLVLSYQLRDQRTPTSIGELSERTGMTPDDVVSGLEGLRALVRDPVTKTYALRLNYTYFEEVIQNWEKKGYVQLNPDALVWTPYVMGRSNQSHYDRAPLHAVAPRDDHEEAIDDGDINPFENGNGLSGLNKQSTNHDCGAISGQNHVDSVPQFEAPGPPSMEVMSYGGQSMKHSNGYSTPSVTSTIPSANIPPTRFEIFPPIQSAAVKRRPGRPFGSTKKTRPNATNASPVRTSGRNTPRKNYNLTLATPTPAVRASPGLRRGRSKLLDNTLQTDGPADEPGYECVEPSNEDQDGSRSGAAGVGDEDTQLKVNGEIHFDGDNVQDGARDTNESKSTNGSVEACQGPETNLVTRVKDQRDNVSELESGDAAQQLTADILAASKIPTGKDGHTQNHPSHDERDTSQNGIGGERNFEAAPR; this is encoded by the exons ATGGCGGCAACCATGCCGGCCGAGTACGAAAATGCCACCGTGGAAGAGGATGAGAACATGGCAGACAGCGAGCAAGATGCTGAAGGAGAAGATGATGTGGATATGTACCATCCATTAACGGCGCCAGGTAATTTTGGTGGCAGTGAATATGTCGGTACACAGCATGGACTTGCCGAACTCAGCGCTGAACCGAACCATGTTAATACCGTGGAAGAGACCGCCCAGAAGGTCGAAAGGACTGGTGCATTGGATAGTGCAGATATAAATGAAAATAACGGCGATAACGAGCGTGTGCGACCGGTAAAGTATCTTCCTGTGGACTATAAATCTGAAAGCGATGCGGATGATGCGGGCGATGCGGACCCAAGCTTCACAAACGAAGAAAGTGAAAGCGCGAGAGATGTCGTTAGTAATCAATCTTCCGACGACGATTCAGAAGTCGATGAGGACTGGGAGGCCGAGAGTGATGACAGGGATTCTGCAGACGCTGAAGATTTGACGCTGAATAACTGCAT CGTTTGTGGTCAGGATGAAGAACATGACCCGAGCGAAGAGTTCGAGGAACCTTTGGTTTGTGCTGTCTGTGGAGATCACT GCCACCGGCAATGCGCGCGCGAACAGGAGTGTCTCAACGACGCCGACG ATACCGACAAATGGAGATGTCCTTCATGCGTCCAAAACAAATTGGAAGCCGACCCCGGCGACCGTGTGGAAGCTCACAGGAGGTCAATTGTATCAAACATTGCGAAAGAATTACTTCCGGCGCACAGCGATGCACTTGGCCCAGATTCTCATTCCATATTCGACAACCCTATCCTTGATGATGATCCCCTCGATGGCTCTCGCTCTTTGAGGAAAAGGAAGGCTTCGATTGATGAAGTCGATAACAGCCGGCCACTCACCCGAAAACGACTGCGAAGGACCATTGATGATCAAACCGATGTTGCCCAGGCGAACGAGGATGCGGGTGATCGGGCTCCAGATAATTCAAATCCATCGAGCCGTCCATCTAGGCCTCGAAGGGCTAGGAGATCTCAAAATGGCCTCTGTAGCGTGGTCTTGAGGCAGCATGGCAGATTAGTTCTTTCGTTTCACTTGGATCGCGAGAAGTTAAGCAACGTTTTAAAATCCAGGCCCCGCTCGAGAACGCAAAGACGGAGACCACCAAAGCCACCGGTTATCCCGGAAGAACCTCCGCCTCCACAATTTCCACCGATTATTTCAACACCATATACGGCTCCTTTCTATTCGTTTCATGAAAAGGAAGATCATGAGCTCAATTCGAAACCCTACGGTGGCATATTGGCTGATGCCGATGCGGACACCTCCAAAACAGTGCCGCAGCAGAGCGACAGGGATAAATTCGAGGTCGCACGGCAAAAGGCCGAGGAAGAATGGAGACAAAAAATATTGGCTGCCGAGCAAAGCGGTGAAGGTTCGCCTCAGGCTTCGCAAAAGCTGTCTGGCCCTCCAAGTAAAATGAAATGCATTAATTTTGGTGGCTTCGAGATCGAGACATGGTACGCGGCGCCGTATCCCGAAGAGTATAGCCGCAATAGGGTCCTCTATATATGCGAATTTTGTCTCAAGTACATGAACTCCGACTTTGTGGCCTGGAGGCACAAGCTCAAATGCCCAGTAAAACATCCGCCTGGAGACGAAATATATCGCGATGGGACCATCTCAGTCTTCGAAGTCGATGGCCGGAAAAACCCTGTTTATTGTCAGAACCTTTGTTTGCTCGCCAAGCTGTTCCTTGGATCCAAAACGCTATATTATGATGTCGAACCTTTCCTATTTTACGTGATGACCGAGTATGATGAACTTGGTTTCCATTTTGTCGGCTATTTCAGCAAAGAAAAGCGGCCAAGCTCATCAAACAATGTCTCCTGTATACTGACGCTTCCAATTCACCAGAGGAAGGGTTATGGTAACCTCTTAATCGACTTTTCATACCTCCTTACCCGAATAGAGCGCAAGGTTGGATCTCCTGAAAAGCCACTCTCTGATATGGGGTTGGTTTCATATCGAAATTACTGGCACCTCGTGTTGTCATATCAGCTTCGCGATCAGAGAACTCCGACAAGTATCGGCGAACTTTCCGAGCGCACCGGAATGACTCCCGATGATGTTGTGTCCGGTCTAGAAGGATTGCGTGCACTCGTACGTGACCCTGTCACGAAGACCTACGCCCTACGTTTAAATTACACttattttgaagaagtcatTCAGAATTGGGAGAAGAAAGGCTACGTTCAGTTAAACCCGGATGCTCTTGTATGGACGCCGTATGTTATGGGTCGTAGCAATCAGTCGCACTATGATCGTGCGCCTCTCCATGCTGTGGCGCCACGGGATGATCACGAAGAGGCCATTGATGATGGAGACATCAACCCATTCGAAAACGGCAATGGTCTATCGGGCCTCAACAAGCAATCAACCAACCACGATTGTGGTGCCATTAGCGGTCAAAACCATGTCGATTCTGTGCCTCAATTCGAAGCCCCAGGGCCGCCATCAATGGAAGTTATGTCATACGGTGGGCAATCGATGAAGCATAGTAATGGCTACAGCACCCCATCTGTAACCTCTACAATTCCATCCGCCAACATTCCACCAACGAGGTTCGAGATTTTCCCACCAATACAATCGGCTGCGGTCAAACGCCGTCCCGGTCGACCTTTTGGAAGCACCAAGAAGACGCGTCCTAATGCTACCAATGCATCCCCAGTTCGAACTAGTGGTCGCAATACTCCTAGAAAGAACTACAATCTCACTCTAGCTACCCCCACTCCGGCTGTACGCGCATCCCCTGGTCTCCGTAGAGGGCGCAGCAAGTTGCTTGACAATACCCTTCAGACCGATGGACCAGCTGATGAACCAGGATATGAATGTGTGGAACCTAGTAACGAAGACCAAGATGGGAGTAGATCAGGAGCGGCTGGTGTTGGCGATGAAGACACTCAGCTAAAGGTCAACGGTGAGATTCACTTTGATGGGGACAATGTCCAGGATGGTGCTCGAGACACAAATGAGTCGAAGAGTACAAATGGTAGTGTGGAAGCCTGCCAGGGTCCCGAAACAAACCTTGTAACCAGAGTCAAAGACCAGAGGGATAACGTTTCTGAACTCGAGTCAGGCGATGCAGCTCAACAACTGACTGCTGACATTTTGGCCGCCAGCAAGATACCTACTGGAAAGGACGGACATACCCAAAACCATCCTAGCCACGATGAGCGTGATACCTCTCAGAATGGTATCGGTGGAGAAAGGAATTTCGAAGCCGCACCC CGATGA
- the RYP2 gene encoding Spore development regulator ryp2 (EggNog:ENOG410PQQK~COG:S) → MNTPGYPEHHPPHTGLQSSDYDLTVRQNPERARVAGGKEKERKPVDPPPIIQLRVRDESDPSHNYLQSPYYFMCCGLHHPTEDRPAPVPASTALAGTLVSSLHRLKDIDNSDGGFFVFGDLSVRVEGEFRLKFNLFEMRKDEVVHIKSILSKPFQVLPPKNFPGMTESTFLSRSFADQGIKLRIRKEPRALLKRPMPRPEEYPTPLPPRYPERPSSGYPEWPTSSVQSAPPMNAYAQPDREYASYYAPAPKRQRNSVDLGARTFYGPDMTRGVGRGVVYDT, encoded by the exons ATGAATACTCCAGGATATCCAGAACACCATCCGCCTCACACAGGCCTGCAAAG TTCTGATTACGACCTCACAGTCCGTCAGAACCCCGAGCGGGCCCGTGTTGcgggaggaaaagaaaaag AGCGCAAGCCGGTAGATCCGCCTCCAATCATCCAGCTTCGAGTGCGAGATGAGAGCGACCCATCACA TAACTACTTACAGAGCCCGTACTACTTTATGTGCTGCGGGCTGCACCACCCAACAGAGGACCGACCTGCTCCGGTACCCGCGTCGACAGCCCTTGCGGGCACTCTTGTATCATCATTACATCGGTTAAAGGACATAGATAACTCGG ATGGCGGCTTTTTCGTATTTGGCGACCTTTCTGTTAGAGTCGAGGGGGAGTTTAGGTTAAAATTCAATCTTTTTGAGATGCGCAA AGACGAAGTTGTTCACATCAAATCCATCCTTTCAAAGCCCTTTCAAG TTTTGCCGCCCAAGAATTTTCCTGGAATGACTGAATCAACATTTCTTTCGAGATCATTTGCAGACCAAGGTATTAAGTTACGGATTCGCAAGGAACCTCGGGCACTGCT GAAACGGCCAATGCCGCGGCCTGAAGAGTACCCTactcctcttcctccgcgTTACCCTGAAAGACCAAGTTCAGGCTACCCTGAATGGCCGACATCAAGCGTTCAAAGCGCACCGCCTATGAACGCTTATGCGCAACCGGATCGTGAGTACGCCTCGTACTATGCTCCAGCCCCCAAACGGCAAAGAAATTCCGTGGACTTGGGAGCCCGAACTTTTTATGGACCAGATATGACTAGGGGAGTTGGGCGGGGTGTTGTTTACGACACATGA